In Actinomycetes bacterium, a genomic segment contains:
- a CDS encoding glycoside hydrolase family 15 protein, protein MSSLPIGDYALLSDCRSAALVSRAGSVDWLCFPRFDGPAVFGRLLDQDAGHFAIRPAGEFQAGRAYLDQTMALETTFQTATGVAVLLDAMALGRNDRGHDLGAGSPGVLLRRVACTSGAVELEVGYAPRPEYGLIHPLLEAVPGGLAARGGADRLLLSAPVAFSVDGATATARFTLRAGETAGFALHHGRMWEPALAAWDQQEIAARLDDTLEGWRSWSAIHQTYQGPWRELVHHSGRVLQALTFQPTGAIVAAPTTSLPETVGGERNWDYRYTWVRDASLTMEALWVAACPDEANKFFGFLADAAASQLQRGVDLQIMYGIGGERDLTERELPHLRGWRASRPVRVGNGAWDQRQLDVYGELLGAAQRLVEQLGGLDPVTRRFLTADTAAVRWTEKDQGIWEIRGEPRDFLYSKLMCWVARDRAVALAGPLGATDRVGGWTAAREEIRAAILEHGWSNAAGAYTQAFDGDDLDASNLMLAITGFLSGDDPR, encoded by the coding sequence ATGAGCAGCTTGCCGATTGGCGACTACGCCCTGCTGTCGGACTGCCGCTCGGCCGCGCTGGTCAGCCGGGCCGGCTCGGTGGACTGGCTGTGCTTCCCGCGCTTCGACGGGCCGGCCGTGTTCGGCCGCCTCCTGGACCAGGATGCCGGCCACTTCGCGATCCGGCCGGCCGGCGAGTTCCAGGCCGGCCGCGCCTACCTCGACCAGACCATGGCGCTGGAGACGACCTTCCAGACGGCGACCGGGGTGGCGGTGCTGCTCGACGCGATGGCGCTGGGCCGCAACGACCGCGGCCACGACCTCGGCGCCGGCTCCCCGGGGGTGCTGCTGCGCCGGGTCGCCTGCACCAGCGGGGCGGTCGAGCTCGAGGTCGGCTACGCCCCGCGGCCCGAGTACGGGCTGATCCACCCGCTGCTGGAGGCGGTCCCGGGCGGGCTGGCCGCCCGGGGTGGCGCCGACCGGCTGCTGCTGTCGGCGCCGGTCGCCTTCTCGGTCGACGGCGCCACCGCCACCGCCCGGTTCACGCTGCGGGCCGGCGAGACCGCCGGCTTCGCGCTGCATCACGGGCGGATGTGGGAGCCGGCACTGGCCGCCTGGGACCAGCAGGAGATCGCCGCCCGCCTGGACGACACCCTGGAGGGCTGGCGCTCCTGGTCGGCCATCCACCAGACCTACCAGGGACCCTGGCGGGAGCTGGTGCACCACTCCGGCCGGGTGCTGCAGGCCCTGACCTTCCAGCCAACCGGGGCCATCGTGGCGGCACCCACGACCTCGCTGCCCGAGACCGTCGGCGGGGAGCGCAACTGGGACTACCGCTACACCTGGGTCCGCGACGCCAGCCTCACCATGGAGGCGCTGTGGGTGGCCGCCTGCCCCGACGAGGCCAACAAGTTCTTCGGCTTCCTGGCCGACGCCGCAGCCTCCCAGCTGCAGCGCGGCGTCGACCTGCAGATCATGTACGGCATCGGCGGGGAGCGCGACCTCACCGAGCGGGAGCTGCCGCACCTGCGCGGCTGGCGCGCCAGCCGCCCGGTGCGGGTCGGCAACGGCGCCTGGGACCAGCGCCAGCTCGACGTCTACGGCGAGTTGCTGGGCGCCGCCCAGCGGCTGGTGGAGCAGCTCGGCGGGCTGGACCCGGTGACCCGCCGGTTCCTGACGGCCGACACCGCCGCGGTCCGCTGGACCGAGAAGGACCAGGGCATCTGGGAGATCCGCGGCGAGCCGCGCGACTTCCTGTACTCCAAGCTGATGTGCTGGGTGGCGCGGGACCGGGCGGTCGCCCTGGCCGGCCCGCTCGGCGCCACCGACCGGGTGGGGGGCTGGACCGCCGCCCGCGAGGAGATCCGGGCCGCGATCCTGGAGCACGGCTGGAGCAATGCCGCCGGCGCCTACACCCAGGCGTTCGACGGCGACGACCTGGACGCCAGCAACCTGATGCTGGCGATCACCGGGTTCCTGTCCGGCGACGACCCGCGG